In one window of Carcharodon carcharias isolate sCarCar2 chromosome 14, sCarCar2.pri, whole genome shotgun sequence DNA:
- the loxl5a gene encoding lysyl oxidase-like 5a isoform X2 — protein sequence MREFLTICFYFLSIRGTSDVVVGQEEPNGLWRQMIRWENNGHVYSLLNSGTAYRPAAHHSRAEKQSVYLSSDGESRQGASGRSARHPGPFGTRQSRGPGRTAATGQLPLGVNLTRRIPRVRSPLTEGGNPPSRGSGPLAPEGNPGAGVSPGGGFSPRSPGPEEPAAGSSAEMQGDDPRNPFKNRNSVFYNVYSSSSRSAQPVVRRRIIGHGTRYFQNGLPDLIPDPYYIQASMYIQRVHMYALRCAAEENCLSRSAYSPRTSDLSIRVLLRFPQRVKNQGTADFLPNRPRHTWEWHSCHQHYHSMDQFSHYDLLQATTQRKVAEGHKASFCLEDTVCDPGFQRRYACTAHTQGLGPGCYDTYNADIDCQWIDITDVVPGNYVLKILRLGNPSAT from the exons ATGAGAGAATTCCTTACGATTTGTTTCTATTTCCTTTCGATTCGTGGGACAAGTGATGTAGTAGTTGGGCAGGAGGAACCGAACGGGCTGTGGAGGCAGATGATCCGATGGGAAAATAACGGGCACGTATACAGCTTACTGAACAGCGGCACGGCTTACCGCCCAGCCGCCCACCACAGCAGGGCGGAGAAACAGAGTGTCTACCTGAGCAGTGATGGGGAAAGCAGACAGGGAGCCAGCGGCAGGTCTGCCCGCCATCCTGGCCCCTTTGGGACCCGCCAATCCCGTGGACCCGGGAGGACGGCGGCAACCGGGCAGCTCCCCCTCGGTGTCAATCTGACCCGGAGGATCCCCCGGGTTCGCAGCCCGCTTACCGAGGGAGGGAATCCCCCCAGCCGGGGCAGCGGCCCCCTCGCACCCGAGGGCAACCCCGGCGCTGGTGTGTCCCCCGGCGGCGGCTTTAGCCCCAGATCCCCGGGGCCGGAGGAGCCAGCCGCCGGCAGTTCGGCTGAAATGCAGGGGGACGACCCGCGGAATCCCTTCAAGAACCGGAACAGCGTGTTTTACAACGTCTACTCCTCATCCTCACGCTCAGCCCAGCCCGTGGTCCGCAGGAGAATTATTGGGCATGGGACCAGGTACTTCCAAAACG GGCTTCCTGACTTGATTCCTGATCCGTATTACATTCAAGCTTCCATGTATATCCAAAGGGTGCATATGTACGCACTGAGATGTGCAGCTGAGGAGAACTGTCTCTCAAG GTCTGCCTATAGTCCTAGAACAAGTGACCTCAGCATTAGGGTGCTTCTACGGTTTCCTCAAAGAGTCAAAAATCAAGGGACAGCTGACTTCCTCCCAAACAGGCCACGCCATACCTGGGAATGGCATAGTTGTCACCA GCACTATCACAGTATGGATCAGTTTAGCCATTACGATCTGTTACAGGCCACCACACAGAGGAAAGTAGCTGAAGGACACAAAGCTAGCTTTTGTCTAGAAGATACTGTGTGTGACCCTGGCTTCCAAAGGAGATACGCATGCACAGCACATACTCAG GGATTAGGTCCTGGTTGTTACGATACATACAATGCAGATATTGACTGCCAGTGGATTGATATAACAGACGTCGTTCCCGGCAACTATGTATTGAAG
- the loxl5a gene encoding lysyl oxidase-like 5a isoform X1, whose protein sequence is MREFLTICFYFLSIRGTSDVVVGQEEPNGLWRQMIRWENNGHVYSLLNSGTAYRPAAHHSRAEKQSVYLSSDGESRQGASGRSARHPGPFGTRQSRGPGRTAATGQLPLGVNLTRRIPRVRSPLTEGGNPPSRGSGPLAPEGNPGAGVSPGGGFSPRSPGPEEPAAGSSAEMQGDDPRNPFKNRNSVFYNVYSSSSRSAQPVVRRRIIGHGTRYFQNGLPDLIPDPYYIQASMYIQRVHMYALRCAAEENCLSRSAYSPRTSDLSIRVLLRFPQRVKNQGTADFLPNRPRHTWEWHSCHQHYHSMDQFSHYDLLQATTQRKVAEGHKASFCLEDTVCDPGFQRRYACTAHTQGLGPGCYDTYNADIDCQWIDITDVVPGNYVLKVSVNPGFLVAESDMTNNVVRCDILYTGSYVSARNCRITRF, encoded by the exons ATGAGAGAATTCCTTACGATTTGTTTCTATTTCCTTTCGATTCGTGGGACAAGTGATGTAGTAGTTGGGCAGGAGGAACCGAACGGGCTGTGGAGGCAGATGATCCGATGGGAAAATAACGGGCACGTATACAGCTTACTGAACAGCGGCACGGCTTACCGCCCAGCCGCCCACCACAGCAGGGCGGAGAAACAGAGTGTCTACCTGAGCAGTGATGGGGAAAGCAGACAGGGAGCCAGCGGCAGGTCTGCCCGCCATCCTGGCCCCTTTGGGACCCGCCAATCCCGTGGACCCGGGAGGACGGCGGCAACCGGGCAGCTCCCCCTCGGTGTCAATCTGACCCGGAGGATCCCCCGGGTTCGCAGCCCGCTTACCGAGGGAGGGAATCCCCCCAGCCGGGGCAGCGGCCCCCTCGCACCCGAGGGCAACCCCGGCGCTGGTGTGTCCCCCGGCGGCGGCTTTAGCCCCAGATCCCCGGGGCCGGAGGAGCCAGCCGCCGGCAGTTCGGCTGAAATGCAGGGGGACGACCCGCGGAATCCCTTCAAGAACCGGAACAGCGTGTTTTACAACGTCTACTCCTCATCCTCACGCTCAGCCCAGCCCGTGGTCCGCAGGAGAATTATTGGGCATGGGACCAGGTACTTCCAAAACG GGCTTCCTGACTTGATTCCTGATCCGTATTACATTCAAGCTTCCATGTATATCCAAAGGGTGCATATGTACGCACTGAGATGTGCAGCTGAGGAGAACTGTCTCTCAAG GTCTGCCTATAGTCCTAGAACAAGTGACCTCAGCATTAGGGTGCTTCTACGGTTTCCTCAAAGAGTCAAAAATCAAGGGACAGCTGACTTCCTCCCAAACAGGCCACGCCATACCTGGGAATGGCATAGTTGTCACCA GCACTATCACAGTATGGATCAGTTTAGCCATTACGATCTGTTACAGGCCACCACACAGAGGAAAGTAGCTGAAGGACACAAAGCTAGCTTTTGTCTAGAAGATACTGTGTGTGACCCTGGCTTCCAAAGGAGATACGCATGCACAGCACATACTCAG GGATTAGGTCCTGGTTGTTACGATACATACAATGCAGATATTGACTGCCAGTGGATTGATATAACAGACGTCGTTCCCGGCAACTATGTATTGAAG